The Dyadobacter subterraneus genome window below encodes:
- a CDS encoding M14 family zinc carboxypeptidase, whose amino-acid sequence MVQNSALHDSLYNSYILFQEKTLFNRRFKQELVNTLIDKRIGNPAYEVVKVGESFEGRPIHYLKTGTGPRKILLWTQMHGDEATATMACFDILNFLEAENDEFDEVRKLILAETTLYFVPMLNPDGAERFQRRNAQNIDINRDALQLQAPESRILKELQQTLQPEFGFNLHDKNPRYSVGNTSKLATISFLATAYDQERNVNAVREKAIQVIVGMNRMLQNYIPDAVGRWNEDHEPRAFGDNIQKWGTTLILIESGGYVGDPEKQYIRKLNFMSIITALQSIADNSYAQEGREDYYKLPENSRYIFDFLIRNATVTEDGKSYQTDLGIDRAEVNYDNATKFFYKSKIEDYGDLSIYFGSEEFDATGYTLEKGKALSVSYSEISQLDKFDPWELLKEGYTYIKTDLTSEGIFFTNLPLHILMDKSAPTSAPTFEDIPTFILTKNGVVKFAVVNGFLYDLSGNPPTFYNGIAE is encoded by the coding sequence ATGGTTCAAAATTCCGCTTTGCACGATTCGCTTTATAATTCTTACATATTATTTCAGGAGAAAACATTATTCAACCGCCGTTTTAAACAGGAGTTGGTTAATACTTTAATCGATAAACGAATAGGAAATCCGGCATATGAGGTCGTAAAAGTTGGTGAATCTTTTGAAGGCAGACCGATTCATTATTTAAAAACAGGAACCGGCCCGCGTAAAATTTTACTATGGACACAAATGCATGGCGACGAAGCCACAGCAACCATGGCCTGTTTTGATATTCTTAATTTCCTGGAAGCAGAAAATGATGAATTTGATGAAGTCAGAAAATTAATATTGGCTGAAACTACATTATATTTTGTCCCAATGCTGAATCCGGACGGAGCCGAGCGCTTCCAAAGACGGAATGCTCAGAATATTGATATAAACCGCGACGCATTACAATTACAAGCACCGGAGTCAAGGATTTTAAAGGAATTGCAACAGACATTGCAGCCTGAATTTGGTTTTAATTTACACGATAAAAATCCGCGTTATTCAGTCGGTAATACTTCCAAACTGGCTACGATTTCCTTTTTAGCTACGGCTTATGATCAGGAAAGAAATGTAAATGCAGTGCGGGAAAAGGCAATTCAGGTGATTGTGGGAATGAACCGTATGCTGCAAAATTATATTCCTGACGCCGTTGGGCGATGGAACGAGGACCATGAACCGCGCGCTTTTGGTGATAATATTCAAAAATGGGGCACGACATTAATTCTCATCGAATCTGGAGGATACGTCGGCGACCCGGAAAAACAATATATCCGGAAGCTGAATTTCATGTCGATTATTACGGCATTGCAGTCGATTGCTGATAATTCATATGCTCAGGAAGGTCGGGAAGATTATTACAAATTACCTGAAAACAGCCGTTATATTTTTGATTTTTTAATTCGCAATGCTACCGTTACGGAGGACGGAAAAAGCTATCAAACCGATTTAGGAATTGATCGTGCAGAAGTAAATTACGATAACGCCACGAAATTTTTCTATAAAAGTAAAATCGAAGATTACGGTGATCTTTCTATTTATTTTGGAAGTGAAGAATTTGATGCGACGGGTTATACTTTGGAAAAAGGAAAAGCGCTTTCAGTTTCCTATTCCGAAATCAGTCAGCTTGATAAATTTGATCCCTGGGAATTACTGAAAGAAGGTTACACCTATATCAAGACAGACCTGACATCGGAAGGAATATTCTTCACAAATCTTCCCCTGCATATTTTAATGGATAAATCCGCACCAACCTCAGCCCCG
- a CDS encoding phage holin family protein: protein MNLLIRLLISTLAIVVAAKVVPGVFVESWTTAAIVAIVLGILNTFLKPVLQILALPITILTLGLFYFVVNVFIIYLATYLVDGFAISGFISALIFGLVVSVVSAILGMFLD from the coding sequence ATGAATTTATTAATACGCCTTCTAATCAGTACATTGGCCATTGTTGTGGCCGCAAAGGTGGTTCCCGGTGTTTTTGTTGAAAGCTGGACTACCGCTGCTATTGTGGCCATTGTTTTAGGAATTCTTAACACTTTCCTGAAACCGGTGCTTCAGATTCTGGCTTTGCCTATCACAATTCTGACACTTGGGCTCTTCTACTTTGTCGTTAACGTATTTATAATTTATCTGGCTACATATCTTGTAGACGGTTTTGCTATCAGTGGATTTATATCTGCACTTATCTTTGGTTTGGTGGTTTCAGTAGTTTCTGCAATCCTTGGTATGTTTTTAGATTAA
- the hisH gene encoding imidazole glycerol phosphate synthase subunit HisH gives MKTVIIKYNAGNVQSVMYALDRIGVDYLYTDNEEEIRSADKVIFPGVGEASTTMSYLREKGLDKLIPSLTQPVLGTCVGMQLMCRFSEENNTTCMGIFDVDVKRFAATPGIKVPHMGWNNITNYQSELTKDLIDNAYVYFVHSYAAPVCEYTVATCDYINPFSAMLHKDNFHAAQFHCEISGDVGQKILENFLKL, from the coding sequence ATGAAAACCGTTATTATCAAATACAATGCGGGAAATGTGCAGTCGGTAATGTATGCGCTCGACCGGATTGGTGTTGATTATTTGTACACAGACAACGAAGAGGAAATTCGTTCAGCGGATAAAGTTATTTTTCCGGGAGTAGGCGAGGCCAGTACAACAATGAGTTACCTGAGAGAAAAAGGTCTCGATAAACTTATTCCCTCATTAACCCAACCTGTTTTGGGAACATGCGTCGGAATGCAATTGATGTGCCGCTTTTCAGAAGAAAATAACACAACCTGCATGGGGATTTTTGATGTGGATGTAAAAAGATTTGCGGCAACGCCAGGAATCAAAGTGCCCCATATGGGCTGGAATAATATCACAAATTATCAGTCAGAACTTACAAAAGATCTGATTGATAACGCATACGTTTATTTCGTTCACAGTTACGCCGCACCAGTTTGCGAATACACGGTTGCAACCTGCGATTATATCAATCCATTCAGCGCCATGTTGCATAAAGATAACTTCCACGCAGCTCAATTCCACTGTGAAATCAGCGGCGATGTAGGACAAAAAATACTGGAAAATTTCCTGAAACTCTAA
- a CDS encoding phage holin family protein — translation MFSQLEEIKDTLFKYFETRIDLFKIETRDKIERAAVTGVYALLILSIALVVLILIVILLGTFLNKWLHSDYLGYLILLGVFVLKLTLSIVFRTKLIGFIRNIIIRFVQIKED, via the coding sequence ATGTTTAGTCAACTCGAAGAAATAAAGGATACTCTTTTTAAATATTTCGAAACGAGAATCGATTTATTTAAAATTGAGACCAGAGATAAAATAGAACGTGCCGCCGTTACCGGTGTGTACGCACTGCTTATTCTCAGTATCGCATTAGTCGTTCTGATCCTGATTGTTATTTTGCTGGGCACTTTTTTAAACAAGTGGCTGCATAGTGATTACCTGGGATACCTGATTTTATTAGGGGTATTTGTTCTGAAATTAACACTGTCAATTGTATTCAGAACAAAGCTGATAGGCTTTATACGTAATATCATCATTCGTTTTGTCCAAATAAAAGAAGATTAG
- the hisF gene encoding imidazole glycerol phosphate synthase subunit HisF, giving the protein MLTKRIIPCLDVKDGRTVKGVNFVNLRDAGDAVELGAMYAAQGADELVYLDIAATVEGRSTFIDLVRRVAHTINIPFTVGGGISSIADVSALLHAGADKVSINSSAVRNPDLINELALEFGSQCIVVAIDTRYVETSEGIFEHIVHTHGGRKPTELRTIPWAKEVEERGAGELLLTSMDTDGTKNGFALELTSTISANANIPVIASGGAGNMEHFYDVFTEGKADAGLAASIFHFREIDIPDLKQYLQDKALPMRMTK; this is encoded by the coding sequence ATGCTGACAAAACGCATTATACCTTGTCTGGATGTTAAAGACGGACGGACAGTGAAAGGAGTAAACTTTGTAAATCTTCGCGACGCCGGTGATGCGGTTGAACTGGGTGCGATGTACGCTGCCCAGGGTGCGGATGAACTGGTTTATCTGGATATCGCCGCAACCGTTGAAGGTCGTTCAACTTTTATTGATCTCGTTCGGCGGGTAGCTCATACCATCAACATCCCTTTTACGGTTGGCGGAGGAATTTCTTCGATTGCGGATGTTTCAGCTTTGTTACATGCAGGTGCGGATAAAGTTTCGATCAATTCGTCAGCCGTTCGTAATCCTGATCTGATAAATGAACTTGCGCTGGAATTCGGGAGTCAGTGTATTGTTGTTGCCATTGATACAAGATACGTGGAAACAAGCGAAGGCATTTTTGAACATATTGTTCATACACACGGTGGCCGGAAACCTACTGAACTTCGTACAATTCCCTGGGCAAAAGAAGTTGAAGAACGTGGAGCAGGAGAACTTTTGCTGACTTCCATGGATACCGACGGTACCAAAAATGGCTTCGCATTGGAATTGACTTCAACGATTTCTGCCAATGCAAATATTCCTGTGATCGCTTCGGGCGGAGCTGGAAACATGGAGCATTTTTACGATGTTTTTACAGAAGGAAAAGCAGATGCAGGACTTGCCGCAAGCATTTTTCACTTCCGTGAAATAGATATTCCTGATTTGAAGCAATATTTACAAGATAAAGCGCTTCCAATGCGCATGACAAAATAG
- a CDS encoding GNAT family N-acetyltransferase yields MDIFQVQRGEYEITTDKGRLDFNVIHDILSQSYWSSGIPMDTVKKAAQNAVTFGIYHGKQQVGYARVVTDYATFAYLADVFVVESERGNGLSKWLVESILDAPFLQGLRRWMLATRDAHGLYQQYGFTPLENPDIFMQINHPDIYNTGKNN; encoded by the coding sequence ATGGATATTTTTCAGGTACAACGTGGAGAATACGAGATAACTACCGACAAAGGCAGGCTGGATTTTAACGTAATTCATGATATTCTGTCCCAAAGTTATTGGTCGTCAGGGATTCCTATGGATACGGTGAAAAAAGCTGCTCAAAATGCGGTGACCTTCGGGATATACCATGGAAAACAGCAAGTCGGATATGCCCGCGTCGTTACCGATTATGCTACATTTGCCTATTTGGCAGATGTGTTTGTTGTTGAGAGCGAGCGCGGTAATGGATTGTCAAAATGGCTGGTCGAATCCATTCTTGATGCTCCTTTTTTACAAGGATTAAGGCGTTGGATGCTTGCCACCCGCGACGCTCACGGATTATACCAACAATACGGATTCACACCATTGGAAAATCCGGATATTTTCATGCAGATTAATCATCCGGATATTTATAACACCGGCAAAAATAATTAA
- the hisIE gene encoding bifunctional phosphoribosyl-AMP cyclohydrolase/phosphoribosyl-ATP diphosphatase HisIE: protein MTNELSTIDFTKSADGLVPVIVQDVDTSVVLMLGYMNLEAFEKTQAEDKVTFFSRSKQRLWTKGETSDNFLFVKEILADCDGDTILIKASPAGPTCHTGDDTCFGEKNNRNSRIGEAAFLNYLQKDIIRDRKLHPSESSYTSSLFKLGINKIAQKVGEEAVEVVIEAKDNDEGLFKNEVSDLLFHLLVLLEQKNIDLDEVISVLRSRHS from the coding sequence ATGACGAACGAACTTTCAACCATAGATTTTACAAAATCAGCAGACGGACTTGTTCCGGTTATCGTCCAGGATGTTGATACTTCTGTTGTGTTAATGCTTGGGTATATGAACCTGGAAGCTTTTGAAAAAACACAGGCAGAAGACAAGGTTACATTTTTCAGCAGAAGCAAACAGCGACTGTGGACAAAAGGTGAAACTTCCGATAATTTTCTTTTTGTAAAAGAGATTCTTGCTGATTGTGACGGAGATACGATCCTGATCAAGGCTTCACCCGCAGGCCCAACCTGCCACACTGGGGATGATACCTGCTTTGGGGAAAAAAATAACCGAAATTCACGGATCGGGGAAGCTGCGTTTTTAAATTACCTGCAGAAAGATATTATTCGTGACAGAAAGTTACATCCGTCCGAGAGCTCTTATACCAGCAGTTTGTTTAAACTTGGCATTAATAAAATTGCCCAGAAAGTAGGGGAAGAGGCGGTTGAAGTTGTCATTGAAGCAAAAGACAACGACGAAGGACTTTTTAAAAATGAAGTAAGCGACTTACTTTTTCACCTTCTGGTGCTTTTAGAGCAAAAAAACATTGACTTAGACGAGGTAATTAGCGTACTTCGTAGCCGTCACTCATAA
- the hisA gene encoding 1-(5-phosphoribosyl)-5-[(5-phosphoribosylamino)methylideneamino]imidazole-4-carboxamide isomerase has protein sequence MIQIIPAIDMIEGKCVRLTQGDYGKKIIYNENPLEVALEFQDSGLTRLHLVDLDGAKAKKVINWKVLEKIASQTSLHIDFGGGVQSEEDIRIVFESGAKQVTGGSVAVKQPDLFKSWLDSYGGEKIILGADAKNEKVAVSGWEEGTELWVYDFVEEYVDKGVKYAISTDVAKDGLLQGPSFDLYKNLQDKCPDLNIIASGGISGLADVEKLAEMNIYGVIIGKAIYEGRIKLEELKMFF, from the coding sequence ATGATCCAGATAATTCCAGCCATAGACATGATCGAAGGAAAATGCGTGAGATTAACGCAGGGCGATTATGGAAAGAAAATTATATACAACGAAAACCCGCTCGAAGTAGCCCTGGAATTCCAGGATTCCGGCCTTACCAGATTGCACCTGGTAGATCTTGACGGAGCCAAAGCAAAAAAAGTAATCAACTGGAAAGTTTTAGAAAAAATAGCTTCCCAAACCTCCCTGCACATTGATTTTGGGGGTGGCGTACAATCCGAAGAAGATATTCGAATTGTGTTTGAAAGCGGAGCAAAACAGGTAACAGGAGGAAGCGTAGCCGTAAAACAACCGGATTTATTCAAAAGCTGGCTGGACAGTTACGGAGGAGAAAAAATTATTTTGGGTGCAGATGCTAAAAATGAAAAAGTTGCCGTAAGTGGTTGGGAAGAAGGAACAGAATTATGGGTTTATGATTTTGTTGAAGAATATGTTGATAAAGGCGTTAAGTATGCGATCAGCACGGATGTAGCCAAAGACGGACTTTTGCAAGGACCTTCTTTTGATCTTTACAAAAACTTACAGGACAAATGCCCGGACCTGAATATTATCGCCAGTGGCGGAATAAGCGGTTTGGCAGATGTTGAAAAACTGGCAGAAATGAATATTTATGGCGTCATCATCGGGAAGGCGATTTATGAAGGCCGGATAAAACTGGAAGAGTTAAAAATGTTTTTTTAA